The genome window ttatttgctattAACTATATTTGTTTCCCTTCAAGGTACATGTCCCCTGCAAAAATAGGAGAAGACATAATGATAACAGCACATATTCTGAAGCAAGGGAAAACACTTGCATTTACCTCTGTGGATCTGATGAACAAGACCACGGGAAAATTGGTAGCACAAGGCAGACACACAAAACACCTGGGAAACCAAGACCAGCATGTTAACTGGAAGATACCCAACAACAAAGACCAAGTGTAAATTTGACTTGAACAAATAGAACTTTCAGGATAAGTTAGCACAACCAGAAATTGTtaggaattattttctttgggaaaatgccaTAGGAACCAAGTGGGACGTAGGATGGgactgtttttcatttaaaatttcttcagtTTGTTTGTAATCTTATAGAGTTGATACTTGGGTGAAAAAAATCCTTAGCTGAAAGTGTTTCTGAAAACTTAGGTAAAGCAAAGAAGCCAGCAAGGCCATTTTGAGAGATTACCTTAGAGCTAATGTCCAATATTAAGCTATTAGAGAAATACAGGAAGcaactttaaataaatttggaagggatccctgggtgggtcagtggcttagtgcctgcctttggcccagggcgcgatcctggagtcctgggatcgagttctgcatcaggctccaggcatggagactgcttctccctcctcctgtgtctctgcctctctatcatgaataaataaatctttaaaaaaataaatttggagacATTAACAGTTAAAGGCTGATTCTCCTTTGCTTGTCATGGTGCTCTGTTAGTAGACTTCCTAGTAGCATTGAGCATGTAGGACTGGCATCTAGttcttaatttctaatatttccctCCAAAAGGAACCTGGGCTTCTTGGAGAAAATAGCTGATGCAAGGACTGGGGAACTGGCATTAGGGAAATTGACATTAACATATTTTGTGCTTCAAAGTAAGCAAGTGTTCAAGAAAATAGTTAAGAGGCATGCGAACTGTGCACGTGTTATCATTTAGTTAGATATTAtagggcagagacaggagggcTCTTCCTCATGACAGAATGCTGCTAAATGTGGTGGGGAGGAATAGATACTATTTTGCAACTATCATAGTAAACATTGGTCACAACCAAAAATCAAAAATCGCTGGTGGTCCCAATAAAGAACAGAGCATTTCCATGTTGTTTCCCGGATTGCTTCTTAGTTACAAGGGAAAAATAGTCACTATACAATTCAGAAACAAGACACCACCTCGACCAGTCAAAATTCATACCAAGAGCAAATTGACAGTGCATTTCTGGATATTAACTGGAGAAGGGAGTGAGGTTACATGAATTGGGTGCTGGCCAGAGTGCATAATCCCAAGTTTAACCACGAAGAAGCATCATTCAGATGCAAAATGAggaatactattttaaaaaattagcctACTCTTCAAAAAAATGTCAGGGTCCAAAACAAAGGCCAGATTAGAGACTAGAGATTTGACAGCTAAATGCCAACAGTCCTGTAGTGGACCGTTGTTGGGGtgggttttaaattaaaaacagggtattgggacgcctgggtgattcagtggttgagcatctgcctttggctcaggtcgtgatcccgggatccgggatcaagtcccacatcaggctccctgcaaggagcctgcttctctctgtgtctgtcatgaataaataaatcttaaaaaaataaaaataaaaacggtATTTAGGATGATGAACAAAACTGGAATATCAATGACAGATTAAGGTATATCAACATTACATTTCCTGGATTCGGTAACTTTACTGTGGTTATGCCAGAATAGCCCTGTGCTTGGGACTAGGGGGCAAGTACTAGGGGCCAAGGAGTAAAGATGTATGCATGATGTATGTACCAAACAAATGATTCAAAAGAGacgtacaggggatccctggcggtttagtgcctgccttcggcccaggacatgatcctggagtcccaggatcaagtcccatgttgggctccctgcatggagcctgcttctccttctgcctgtgtctctgcctctctctcatgaataaataaaatctttaaagtatatatatatatacacgtagaAAAACAGTGGGAAAAAATGTGGCTAAGACGTGGGTAAAGGTTATATAGAACTTTGttaaaacttttctaaatttattctaaaataaaaacttgctcTTTGCACTCAGGACTGTTGGCAGTCCCGAGCTTTGAATAGGACCCACTCATGAGACATTCAAAACCATTTGTTCAAagagattctaatttttttagaagattttatttattcatgagagacacacacagagagagaggcagagacacaggcagggggagaagaaggctccatgaagggagctcgacgtggggctggatcccgggtcttcaggatcaccctgggctgaaggcaatgctaaaccgctgagccacccaggctgcccaaaagatTCTAATTTTCAACTGAGAAAATCtgtgaaagcattttgaaattaagaatattatttggtgggggggtgggataaaaaaaaaaatttttttttctgggggaaTGCCtcgtggctcagtagttgagtgtctgcctttggcttagagcgtgactccagggtccctgtacggagcctgcttctccctccacctatgcctctgcctgtctcatgaataaataaaatattttgaaaatgtattatttttctgggacacctggctggctcagtcaaacatgcgactcttgacctcggggttgtgagttaaGAGCCCCATGttgcatgtggagcctgctttaaaaaatctatttttcttttccatgaagCAAGGAACAAGACCAACCTGATAACTGCTAAAGCTGACAAAATGTCTTTTTGATTCCTATTCCTTGAATTACAAACCCATCTACCATATTTTGTCCTAAGTTTGCTGTGTAACTAGACTAAAATATAACCTGTAAAATAACCCCCAGGGTCATCAGTTAACACCTACCCAGTAACTTGGAAAAAAGAAGTTACCACTTCAAGTTTTGTGTATTCACCTGAATAGTCAGGGAACTTTCACctattttatttaggttttcattttttcaaattccAACCAGAAGCTAAATACAATTGGAAACCAGTAAGCACTAAGTTTTACTCCAAAGGAGTAGGATCATTCAGATTTACTCCATAAAAGTATGCAACCCTTAAGCAAagcttttcttcattaaaaagaaaaaaaaaaacaaaaacaaaaacccaaaaaactataCAGTAGTCTTTCCTTATGTTCATTGCACAAGTGAGTTCTGCTTTTAGAGCTTTGACAGTGAAtggtttttaaacaatttaaagatCCCAACTTTAGTAACTTTTTTCTACTCCAAAAAACCCTCAAGTTTTCCTTTAGGATAGGGTAGAAACCAGTATTTTCTGCACAATTTCACTGGgttttctttgtaataaaaatctctttaaaaccaaaaagaaaaatccttcatCTATCATGGTTTCTGCAGCTATGAATTTCTCAGTTTTATAGCTGCTTTAGCTACCTCAGACTCCAGGTCTGTTTTAATGTGTATAAACTGTATCCACATTCAGCAGAATACTCTCCTAACAGCAACTTAGGGAAAGAGAtctggaaataaaatacatttatgagtACCAGGAAACAAACATGGCCCAGTAAAACATGAGGCAAGAATGCCTACAatgagatgcttttttttttcctttcatttaagaattctttccagtggttgtgtatcttttttttttttttttttttttgaacaaccACTTCTGGTCATTAGAATGAATCTGACAGTGCTCTGGAACAACGGTGATTACAGCAAagctattaagttttttttttaaatgttatttatatcttttacatTCACTTCTCACCCTCTAAATACTGATGACAGATGTCAAGAGGCAAAAACCAGCACAAATGGAAAGACCATCAAAAATGAGTATCACCTTGTGCTTTCAGATACATTTAAGCATTTCAGTGTACAATAGtcctttcatttcacatttttagtAAGATGCTGATGCAGTGCAGCAAATATGCAAAGCATCTTCTTTCACATAGTCCGTGCAGAAGAcacacctaatttttttttaagttctgagacacaaataaccaaaaaggaaaaaaaaaaaaaatccaggatgaACAAGTTTCAAAATGCATAGTGTTCTGTGCATGAGTCcatttgctttaaattctgaaagaataaagtataagaaaacaagaaaacaaaaaactgctgCTGCACTCTGTGATCTTGTCCATTTTGCTGGTCAGCACTCTATTCTGGCATGTAGGGATGGAGGTGATCCTCTATGGTGCCAACTGCCCAGTGGGTAAGCTGTTCCTGTGGCAGGTAGAGGCAGATGCTGCATAACTTGAAGATTGTAGCTTTGTTTTTTGGAGTCTGGAAGGggaataattttaataatcttaGTAAGACTTTAACAACAGTTTGTCACATGAAGTTAATCTCCCCCATCACCGAATCAAGCAATCATGGACACAATAATAATGCATATAGAGCAAGGGAATTAATTATGGTCTGAACCCATAGGGACCTCAATTTAGTCAGGAAGACAAAACTTTGccatataaaatatagaaagaataaacatgattataaactaaataaatgtttagagaattcattaaaagaaaattaaatgtctgGAAAGTCCACCATGGACAACTTGCCAACGGGAAATAAAGTTAAAGGCACTTCACAGAGATAGATCTAAATAGAGGCGTGAAGTCATAATTATACATAGAAAAGACAACAAAGGTGGTCAGAACagaagttagagaaaagaaatagataaaaaaaagaaaagacctaaaGCATTACCTGGGGTAAAGGACTGGAAGAAAACGAAAGTATTACCATTACTACTACTACAACATCTGCCATAGCAGACGTGCTAGCTGCCTTCACAAATCACTagtaaatggaaaatgaaagCTACCCCCCAGGCCCACCTTCCAAGTTGTCACTACagcacttctttaaaaaaagggcaaaagCAGTCTATACATGTAAATGAACTTACACATTATGCacagtattttttcatttttttccattttcaatgtTACAACCACCTTATGaatatcatttattcaacaaagaaCATGCTCACAGGAGTAACTGGTCTGAGATTTCACAGCTAGTAGGTGGCTGCACGTGGATGAGAATCCAGATTCGAGGCCTGTGCCTCACTACCACTTGCCCATCCAAAATCATCATTTGGTCTAGTTCTTCTTTTCATATACCTTATGTTATGATAAAGGACACAAGATCTCTGCTAGATGATCCTAATCAAGTTCCTTAGTTTTTTGATTTCCTCACCTACAAAGTGGGAGTAATGAGACTTACACTTCCACAAGACTGTCGTGAGGGTTAAATGAGCTCATACTAGTAATATGCTATGCTGCCACTCTCCTACCAGGTCCTTCATTCTTCTATATTATGGTGCAAATATGGCAACATCTGTGGTTTATAGGAAGATCAAGAACAGAACCTGAAAGAAGGGGGACCGAGGGGCATGAAGGACCAAATGCATCTATAACGAGGGTGACACCAGCCATCCCCCTTTGCCCAGGGGGCTGGGGTTTCTAGGATTTGGGACTTTCAGTGAGAAAACCAGGCATTCCAGACAGACTGCTGGTCACCCAAATTTAGTTTATGAGCTTAACaattttcttctcattaaaaGGATTCAGGCTATTTGCTTCATAAAGCACAGAAAACATCCAACCTTGATCTAAAACAGGAGATAATTTACTACTTATTTAGCAAAGTAACTCCTTCAAGTCACCAgtcatttctatatattattgaTCTATATATTTGCAGGAAAATGAAGTCTCTACATTAGTACATTGTCATTATTAAATCTTCTAGGACTAAAAGTCTCTGTTGTAGATTCCATAATACAAGTCAATAGCCTGCTATTACATATTATCTCAATAAATTACTCAAAGTacacaagtatttaaaaattaaaaatatctaccGTAAGAGAGCTAAGGTaaaggagaaatgggaaaaaaaagtcccCCAAACCCAACCAAGTCATGGTTTTTGTTTAATGAAATCCCTCCACTGAAATTAACTTTCTTCTGTTAATTCTCACAGCTCTTATTTGTACCTATAATACTATAGGTACTTAAGACTTTCttacaagatacaaaatcagtatGTAATCTTGCCAAGTGGTCTTCAGCTCCTTCAAGGCAGCAGCAGGATTCACCTTTGTATTTTTTACTACCTCACAGACTCTAAAAATAAACCCATTGTTTACTATGCAAAATTAGTATCACAAATACTCTTCTAAAAGTCTTTACTTAAATCTCCTTCTCAGAGACGCCTCCTCTGGTGGCACCATCAAAGTTCACACCCAAAAGTTTACGCATCCTACACCCACTTCCTTTGAGCGCTCATCACTGTCCAACGGCATACAGTACTGCTCTATTGCCTCCCCCACAGTGGAGTAGGAAACCATACAGACAGaatttttgtcttgttcactgctgcacagcgcctggcacatagtaagtaggCACTGATTTGTTGCATGAATGGTAATTAAAAtgatgctatttttaaagattaataacaAGGTATCTTACAAATTTTAAGGGAGGACATTCAGGTTTAGGTTGATGAAAATAATGTTCTAGAGAATAAATAATCTGGAATACCAGGATTGCTTAAATTGGAAGTGCTTGTTTTAAACACATGTGCATcttttatgggatgcctgggtggctcagtggcttagcacctgccttcagcccagggcatgatcctggagtcccaggatcaagtcccacatcaggctccctgagtggtggagcctgcttctctctctgcctatgtctctgcctctctctctcggtgtctctcataaataaataaaatcttaaaaacaaaaaaaaaaaaaccccacacgtGGATCTTTTAAATACTTCATccctttagatttttatttaaaaggtcTAGGGCCAAAGCTTCTCCAAATAAAATGTGTTACTACTCACCTAAGGATTTTGTTCAAAACATAAGATTCTCTGAGTAGGACTGGAGCAGAGCCTGCGATTCTacatatttaagaatctgttatCATCTGTTGAccatattttacaaagaaaagctCTACAGcagcatttcttaaattctactgCAGACTGGAATCATGACTTTTAAAAGCTCCCTGTAGTTCTAATATGCAgcaaagtttgggaaccactgttcTAAGGTGGTAtctgtttgatttttaagtaacttCAAAAATAATGCAGTGTTGAAGTGGCAAAACAGAATTAAGATATATAGAAAGCAGTATGCTAAtgaataagctttttattttttttttctttttatttttttttcttttttaatttttatttatttatgatagtcacagagagagaaagagagagaggcagagacataggcagagggagaagcaggctccatgcactggggagcccaatgtgggatttgatcccgggtctccaggatcgcgccctgggccaaaggcaggcgccaaaccgctgcgccacccagggatccctgaataagcTTTTTAAATAAGCTATTAAGTAGTTAAACAAAGCTTACCTGCAAGTGCTGTCTGTCAATGAAGAGAAACACTGACTGGTTAGGATTGTTGACAACAATTCCAGTCTTGTCCTTGCGGCTCAGTACATGCAGAAACTGTTTTTCATAGTCACCGTGATGAAACTCAAATTTGGCCTAATTAAGAAATAAGTTTACATGTAACTACAAAGACGTTACCTACCTGAAACATCTACTGCACCCATATGCATATAGGGTGTCCAATATGGCAGTCCAATAAGGCagtcttaattttaattcattaaatgcagtttaaaaattcaattattttttttaaagattcattcattcattcattcattcattctttatggggggcgggggtagagacacaggcagagggagaaacaggctccatgcagggagcctgacataggactcaatcccgggtctccaggatcaggcctgggctgaaggtggtgctaaaccgctgagccacccggggtgccctaaaattcagtttttaaagttagccagggggatccctgggtggctcagcggttcagtgcctgcctctggcccaaggcgtgatcctggagtcctgggattgagtcccatgtcgggctcccaggatggagcctgcttctccctttgcctgcctctctatgtctatcatgaataaataaataaaatcttaaaaatcaatcaatcaagctagccacatttcaaatgctcaataatCCAATGTTATTCTGGACGGTCTATTGAGTTATACTCCATCACAGAAAAGTTCTAGTGGATAGTACTCCACTACAGAGTTTGACCTTCAAGAAAAACTGCACCAGTGACTAGATCCTAGTTCTCAATGATTTTATgccaaattttataaaacattttttggggggggggggtgcacacaCACTGTGCATGGGGTAGggtgaaggagaggagagaatagCAAGACGACGCCCTACGCCCTGAGTGCAGAGTTCAATCTCACAATTGAGATCATGATAGGAGCTGAAATTAGGCATTGGgtctttaaccaactgagtcacgcAGATGCCCCTAAAATGAGATTTTCAAATCTGACTCAAGACTCCCAAGTTAGTACTTTAATTGAGCCCAATGACATGTATCTCCTTTCTATTACAAAGAACACACACTATGGATggcttttataaagaaatatattccaaTCTCAGCTGCACATCTCACTACTTATGTGACCTTGTACATATCTTCCCTACTTTACTAAACTTCAGCTTCCTCGCCTATAAAACAAATGGGTTCTAGCCCATTAGGACAGTGAAGAGGATTACATGCAATGTAAAGCCCACACCGGAAATATAGTTCCAGTCCTCACACAGATGAGCTTGAGGATATATGAAACCCCTGAGGGACACCTTGGTAcctcaatggttgagcatttgcctttggctcaggtcgttatcccagggtcctgggatcaagtcccacattgggctccttgcagggagcctgcttccccctctgcctatgtctctgcctctcatgaataaactcttaaaaaaaaaaaaaaaaaaatccttgcaatTTTTGGAAATGTCATGTGGAttttttccagattaaaaaagttttaagggagatccctgggttgctcagcggtttagcgcctgcctttggcccagggcgtgatcctggagtcccgggatcgagtcccgagtcgggctcctgacatggagcctgcttctccctctgcctgtgtgtctctgcctctctctctctacgtctatcatgaatgaatgaataaataaaaatatcttaaaaaaattaaaaataaaaaaattttaagttatgaaGAACATGAGGAAGATCTACTCTAACCTCTCACAGAACGTCTGTGGAGACCAAATGCTGGGTGAAATGACTAAGCTAGTGGagaattcaagaaacagaaaccttgggacgcctaggtggctcagtggttgagtgtctgccttcagtcaggggcatgatcctggagacccaggatagagtcccacgtcgggccccccgcatggagcccg of Canis lupus familiaris isolate Mischka breed German Shepherd chromosome 35, alternate assembly UU_Cfam_GSD_1.0, whole genome shotgun sequence contains these proteins:
- the ACOT13 gene encoding acyl-coenzyme A thioesterase 13 isoform X2; translation: MVRKVTLVSAAPGKVICEMKVESNHANKYGTLHGGFTATLVDNISTLALLCTERGVPGVSVDMNITYMSPAKIGEDIMITAHILKQGKTLAFTSVDLMNKTTGKLVAQGRHTKHLGNQDQHVNWKIPNNKDQV